In the genome of Mercurialis annua linkage group LG8, ddMerAnnu1.2, whole genome shotgun sequence, the window AAATGCTAATAATATATTCTAGCtgaaatatttatatgttaccttttaaaattaatttgcatATGTAGCTTTGTCTTTTCGTACACATTTGTGCACTATGAGTTAGGCAGATTGACATTCGTTGCATCAAATTTTAGGTAGGGGGACCTTAGTAGCTAATTAGATTTCGATACACCCTAGAATAAGATGTGGTTGAAATAAATTCTACCAAATTTagtgaaaaaattataaaaaagtataaatcaaACTATAGAAtaaaagttagtcttaaatttgAATTGagctaaatttaattaatttatatattaaaaataatagaacattccactatttaaaaattaaaaccaaataagTTAAAAGGTAAACCCCTCAGAGGAAGTAAGATTAGGAACTAGGTGAAAAGGCCTAACCCCCTAATTATTTAATGTGTATATGCAActtttctatatatattttaaattatattcaattgtaataaatataattttaaaatatcttgtttcaattgacaattttttttatttatgatatattttaaattaatttaatatctttACCATCTTTAGTTAATTTTTCAATGAAATGTGAAGTATTTGATGGATAAACGAGtatgaaaacaaaaatatatttcatttattgcattatagtaataatatatgaatatttttatcaGTTATAATAGGAAACATACATGTATTAATTTTtgtactttaatttgtttcatttttataattaaactataaagtttttttatcaataagaatgattttttagtaattaaaaaaatattagttgatatttgattgattttgtgcatataatttagtaaaaaaaaaaaaatcaaaaacgcATTGCCATATACACGTAATTTAACCGGAAATCACGTATTCGTGTAATCGTAGTTCAATAATCAACTAAAACGAATTAACAAAATATCACCGtactaatttaaaataagtgaaaaactataaaaaaatgggAGCACAAGACACCATTGATCAAATTATCGATGGAGCCTAAAATTAACATCAATATCCTTCACCTATTTCTCTCTATTTCCTTCTTCATACTCTCGTCATCAGCTTCAATAATTATCAATCCTTCTCATTCAAATATAACCGCCATTTTCGGTTTCGGAGACTCAACGATCGATACAGGCAACAACAACTATCTAAACACAACTTCCCGTTCCAACCGTCCGCCTTACGGGAGAGATTTTCCTTTCGGTATAGCTACCGGAAGATTCAGTAATGGAAAATTACCCATTGACTTTATCATAGAAAATTTACGGCTCAAAAAGCTCCTACCACCGTATCTTAAGCCACAAGTAACCGCTTTTGAGTTGCTAACCGGAGTCAGCTTCGGTTCGGCCAGCGCCGGATTAGATAATTTGACTTCACAATCGGCTAATGTTCTTACTGTGGCTGATCAGATAAAATTGTTTGATCAAGCAGTGGTTAGGATTAGAAGATTAGTTGGTGAAGAAAGGGCTAAATTTATAGTGAAAAATGCATTGTTTTTCTTTAGTATTGGCACTAATGATATCACTAATTATTATGATATAGGTCAAAGGGCCAATGAGTTTGATATTTCAGGTTATCAAGATTTTATATTACAGAAATATGAAGAAGCCATTCGGGTGAGTAATTGGAGAATCATGAAAATTTATAAGGcatataatcataaaaaaattaaatatgtttagtttttgttaattttaattttttagtgtaattaaatttgaaatattttattctaTATGTAGTCATATGCATCAAACGAGTCTGGATTTTTTTACGTGATATCCGTTGGATGATTGTCATTTATAGTCAAGCTCATCCAATTAAatcaagagaaaaaaataatagaagagaCTCAATAGTTGCTATATGTGGAATATTTTATATTAGATTTTCACGGTCACTaaatttttgtgttattttattttggtcatGAAATATGAATCTATTTCAATTTAGACACCGAATTTTATATTTACAAGCAACAAAATGTTTTGGGTGATTTTAGTCCAAATTGAGTCTATATGGCATTCAGGTCTTGCTCCAAGTTTCTTTATATCAATAATGATTATTAAATTTCCACAGCCAATAatcttgttttgtttaaatttttattgttcTTGTGTCAAAATATGTTTGCACCAGTATAGATTGACATGAATTACTATGAGACTTTTTGT includes:
- the LOC126659926 gene encoding GDSL esterase/lipase At2g40250-like, whose amino-acid sequence is MEPKININILHLFLSISFFILSSSASIIINPSHSNITAIFGFGDSTIDTGNNNYLNTTSRSNRPPYGRDFPFGIATGRFSNGKLPIDFIIENLRLKKLLPPYLKPQVTAFELLTGVSFGSASAGLDNLTSQSANVLTVADQIKLFDQAVVRIRRLVGEERAKFIVKNALFFFSIGTNDITNYYDIGQRANEFDISGYQDFILQKYEEAIRILYFKGARKFTATSLSSVGCLPIQITINNITNPRRCVEQQSIDTMAYNVKLQQLVTKLESQLQGVRIAYYDVYDTLLDLINNPAKYGFEETLKGCCGTGLFEFGPTCTPTTPTCPDASKYVFWDAVHPSLASYKVFADLAIRTVIPYVTS